One genomic region from Polynucleobacter sp. MWH-P3-07-1 encodes:
- a CDS encoding TonB-dependent receptor, whose translation MNPQLSNKKIAALFFGVALLIIGNHQIVQAQTTGGTVIVTGSRFEENLNEVPADIKVITRDEIANSTSQNIPDVLSQIGGLNVRNINGGGQLNLDATVDMGGYGMTAGSTTLVLVDGQRINPIDSSSVMWESVPIDSIERIEVLQGGASVQYGNGAVGGVINIITNGNSSALNQASVSYGSYNTLINNAILRDTYQDTTYQLTANTSNSQGWRQNSGANAYAFDAKVTQKFNSIDKAYIDFFYGYTNEGVPGAVIGQVGSGNPQSAFFKNIGATNTVNNSGLRFGGTKELADGFLGELDSSYSNKTAFNYYPFYDTTAAINTSSGTPVWSNTNNTLSGWQFNLSPRVKANFGPLGTTIIGYEFNKASQGSIGTYGSNQLNDYMIPQGYVDNPTNQTNNVQNAYVLNQSAYGILKLPLTDGVGFTGGARHQTQQASTYYSAVGSINGATTANQTFSANAGDAAFNFNYAKNQNLFIKWDQSYRFPNIDEFWGADPTTGAQVFNGILKPQTAQTYSAGGNWVLNTLRINGSLFSSVSQNEITYNPTTGANYNSPYNVNRRGIVLDSSANLTNHLSIAGGGKFQRSYYADGPYMGQSIAMTPDLLLNARANYLIDQNWSFGGVVNYVSTQHYDAGTNTTIYNSLALMPSYTVGDVYLNYKNSGWDTKFTVKNVGNSLYATYGGYASTQVASGSFVNNYYYYPSDRRAYYLTTKYSF comes from the coding sequence ATGAATCCGCAGCTGAGTAATAAGAAAATAGCCGCCCTATTTTTTGGTGTAGCTTTACTAATAATCGGCAACCATCAGATAGTCCAAGCCCAAACCACAGGTGGTACCGTGATTGTGACGGGATCACGCTTTGAGGAAAATCTCAATGAAGTACCTGCTGATATCAAAGTCATTACGCGTGATGAAATAGCAAATTCAACATCGCAAAATATTCCAGATGTACTTTCACAAATTGGCGGGCTAAATGTCCGCAATATCAATGGTGGCGGTCAACTCAACTTAGATGCCACGGTTGATATGGGCGGTTATGGCATGACTGCAGGAAGTACCACCCTCGTTCTGGTAGATGGTCAAAGAATCAATCCGATTGATTCTTCTTCTGTGATGTGGGAATCTGTTCCAATCGACTCTATTGAACGCATTGAGGTTCTTCAGGGTGGCGCTAGCGTGCAGTATGGTAACGGCGCAGTGGGTGGAGTCATTAACATCATTACCAATGGCAATAGCTCGGCCCTAAATCAGGCAAGCGTCAGTTATGGCAGCTATAACACGCTCATCAATAATGCCATTCTGCGAGACACATACCAGGACACCACCTATCAACTCACTGCAAACACATCCAACAGCCAAGGGTGGCGTCAAAATTCTGGAGCAAATGCTTACGCATTCGATGCCAAGGTAACCCAGAAATTCAATAGTATTGATAAGGCTTATATCGATTTTTTCTATGGTTATACCAATGAGGGAGTGCCTGGCGCCGTGATTGGGCAAGTAGGAAGCGGAAATCCGCAGTCAGCATTCTTCAAAAATATAGGCGCCACTAATACAGTCAATAACTCTGGACTTCGTTTTGGCGGCACCAAGGAGTTAGCCGATGGATTTCTTGGTGAGCTCGATAGCTCCTACTCGAATAAAACTGCTTTTAACTACTACCCTTTTTATGACACCACCGCAGCAATTAATACTTCTAGCGGAACCCCAGTCTGGTCAAATACCAACAACACTCTTTCGGGCTGGCAATTTAACCTCTCTCCTCGTGTAAAGGCTAACTTTGGCCCTCTAGGCACAACAATCATTGGGTATGAATTTAATAAAGCATCACAAGGTTCGATTGGCACGTACGGATCAAATCAACTTAATGACTATATGATTCCCCAGGGGTATGTTGATAATCCAACCAATCAAACCAACAATGTTCAAAATGCGTATGTATTAAATCAGTCCGCTTACGGAATTCTAAAATTACCCTTGACTGATGGCGTTGGCTTTACAGGTGGGGCAAGACATCAAACTCAGCAAGCCAGCACCTACTATTCAGCAGTAGGATCAATAAATGGTGCTACGACAGCGAATCAAACATTTTCTGCTAACGCTGGAGATGCGGCATTCAATTTCAATTACGCAAAAAATCAGAATCTTTTCATTAAGTGGGATCAGTCCTACCGCTTTCCTAATATTGATGAGTTTTGGGGTGCCGATCCAACAACGGGCGCTCAAGTTTTTAATGGCATCCTAAAACCTCAAACGGCTCAAACCTATTCTGCTGGGGGTAACTGGGTGCTTAATACCCTAAGGATAAATGGCTCACTATTCTCCTCAGTGTCTCAGAATGAAATTACTTACAACCCCACAACTGGAGCAAACTACAACTCTCCATACAACGTGAATCGAAGAGGAATTGTTTTAGATTCCTCCGCTAACCTTACGAACCATCTTAGCATTGCTGGCGGTGGCAAATTCCAACGGTCTTACTATGCGGACGGACCCTATATGGGTCAGTCAATCGCAATGACACCTGATTTGCTCCTCAATGCGAGAGCTAACTATTTAATTGATCAAAATTGGTCATTTGGCGGGGTTGTGAATTACGTTAGTACTCAACATTACGATGCAGGGACCAATACAACCATCTACAACTCCCTGGCCTTAATGCCTTCCTATACTGTCGGAGATGTCTATTTAAATTACAAGAATAGTGGCTGGGATACCAAATTTACAGTCAAGAATGTAGGCAACTCCTTGTATGCAACCTATGGGGGCTATGCCTCCACCCAAGTTGCTAGCGGTTCCTTTGTGAATAATTACTACTACTACCCCAGTGATCGCAGAGCCTATTATTTAACTACTAAATATTCTTTTTAG
- the oxc gene encoding oxalyl-CoA decarboxylase, with translation MTTDTQNTQLTDGFHLVIDALKANDLNTIFGLVGIPITDLCRLAQAEGMRFIGFRHEQHAGNAAAIAGYMTQQPGICMTVSAPGFLNGLTALANATVNCFPMILISGSSEREIVDLQQGDYEEMDQLNAAKPYAKAAYRINHIEDIGIGFARAIRAAVSGRPGGVYLDLPAQLLAQTMPAAEAKKTIFKVIDPVPRQIPAADAVERALNVLKGAKRPLILLGKGAAYAQADSQVRDLIEKSGIPYLPMSMAKGLLPDNHPQSASAARSFVLAEADAVLLVGARLNWLLAHGKGKTWGKEPKKFIQIDIQANEVDSNVQIDAPLIGDIGSCVGELLKGIAAVPKPSAEWINAINEKKDKNMAKMAETLAKEATPMNFHGALRVIRDVVKKNPDINLVNEGANTLDYCRAIVDMYKPRKRFDSGTWGIMGIGMGYAIGAAVTSGLPTLAIEGDSAFGFSGMELETICRYNLPITTVVFNNNGVYRGTDVNPTGGADVAPTVFVKDARYDKMIEAFGGVGYYVTTPAELEAALTKAIAEGKPALINAVIDETAGTESGRLTNLNPSTAAAKH, from the coding sequence ATGACTACAGATACTCAAAACACCCAGTTAACCGATGGCTTTCATTTAGTCATTGATGCCCTCAAGGCAAACGATCTCAACACGATTTTTGGTCTCGTTGGCATTCCAATTACCGACTTGTGCCGTTTAGCTCAAGCTGAAGGAATGCGTTTCATCGGCTTCCGTCATGAGCAACACGCAGGTAATGCTGCTGCAATCGCTGGTTACATGACACAACAGCCTGGTATCTGTATGACCGTTTCCGCTCCCGGATTCTTGAACGGCTTGACTGCTTTAGCAAACGCTACCGTGAACTGCTTCCCAATGATTTTGATCAGCGGTTCAAGCGAGCGTGAGATTGTTGACTTGCAACAGGGCGATTACGAAGAGATGGATCAGCTCAATGCTGCTAAGCCATATGCAAAAGCGGCTTATCGTATTAATCACATCGAAGATATCGGTATCGGCTTTGCTCGTGCGATTCGTGCGGCAGTATCCGGTCGTCCTGGTGGCGTGTATCTGGACTTGCCTGCTCAATTGCTGGCACAAACGATGCCTGCTGCAGAGGCTAAGAAAACCATTTTCAAAGTGATCGATCCAGTTCCTCGCCAAATCCCTGCAGCTGATGCAGTCGAGCGCGCGCTCAATGTCCTGAAGGGCGCAAAGCGTCCATTAATTCTCTTGGGTAAAGGCGCAGCATACGCACAAGCTGATAGCCAGGTTCGTGATTTGATTGAGAAGTCTGGTATTCCATATTTGCCAATGTCGATGGCAAAGGGTTTATTACCTGATAACCATCCACAGTCAGCATCTGCAGCGCGCTCATTTGTTTTGGCTGAAGCAGACGCAGTGTTGTTGGTTGGTGCCCGTTTGAACTGGTTGCTCGCACACGGTAAAGGTAAGACTTGGGGTAAAGAGCCTAAGAAATTTATTCAGATCGATATTCAGGCAAACGAAGTTGATAGCAACGTACAAATTGATGCACCATTGATCGGTGATATTGGTTCATGCGTAGGCGAACTCTTGAAGGGTATTGCTGCAGTTCCTAAGCCAAGCGCTGAATGGATCAATGCCATCAACGAGAAGAAAGACAAGAACATGGCGAAGATGGCAGAAACACTTGCCAAAGAAGCTACGCCAATGAACTTCCATGGCGCATTGCGTGTCATTCGTGATGTTGTAAAAAAGAATCCTGATATCAACTTAGTCAATGAGGGTGCAAATACCCTTGATTACTGCCGTGCGATCGTGGATATGTACAAGCCACGTAAGCGTTTTGACTCAGGTACCTGGGGCATTATGGGTATTGGTATGGGCTATGCTATTGGCGCTGCTGTGACTAGCGGCCTTCCAACTCTGGCGATTGAGGGCGATAGTGCCTTTGGATTTAGCGGTATGGAGCTCGAGACCATTTGTCGTTACAACTTACCCATTACTACCGTAGTATTTAACAACAACGGCGTGTATCGTGGTACAGACGTGAATCCTACTGGTGGCGCCGATGTTGCCCCTACTGTGTTTGTTAAGGATGCACGCTATGACAAGATGATTGAAGCGTTTGGCGGAGTCGGCTATTACGTCACCACCCCTGCTGAATTGGAAGCTGCCTTAACCAAAGCGATTGCCGAGGGTAAGCCTGCTTTGATCAACGCAGTGATTGATGAAACTGCTGGTACCGAAAGCGGACGTTTAACCAATCTCAACCCATCTACTGCGGCTGCTAAGCACTAA
- a CDS encoding sulfite exporter TauE/SafE family protein, with the protein MFINDIAMLLLCGSISGFLAGLLGIGGGMILVPFMILVFNHLGFPQDLVVHMAIASGMATILFTTSSAIWAHHKHGSVNWKLIGLLSPGMVFGALIGGSKLFEALKTSWLSLFFGCFIVYSAIQMLRNKQPKPGRELPGTAGLFSFGTFVGALASLVGAGGAFVTVPFMIWCNVKPHTAMATSSGLGLPVALSATLGYMYGSWGIPNLPAGSIGYVYTPAVACIVIVSVFTAPWGAKMARKLNVAQLKRIFGFILLLLAAFMFNESRKAFGF; encoded by the coding sequence ATGTTCATAAACGATATTGCCATGCTGCTTCTATGTGGAAGCATCTCTGGATTTCTAGCTGGACTTCTGGGCATTGGTGGCGGGATGATCTTGGTGCCCTTCATGATTTTGGTATTCAATCACTTGGGGTTTCCACAGGATTTAGTTGTGCATATGGCGATTGCTAGTGGCATGGCCACCATTTTGTTCACCACTTCATCGGCGATTTGGGCTCACCATAAGCATGGTTCGGTGAACTGGAAATTGATTGGGTTGCTTAGCCCAGGCATGGTATTTGGTGCCCTGATTGGCGGAAGTAAATTATTTGAAGCACTCAAGACCTCATGGCTTTCCTTATTCTTTGGCTGCTTTATTGTTTATAGCGCCATACAAATGCTGCGCAACAAACAACCCAAACCGGGTCGCGAGCTGCCTGGCACGGCGGGATTATTTTCATTTGGTACTTTTGTGGGCGCCCTTGCGAGCCTAGTGGGCGCCGGCGGTGCTTTTGTAACAGTGCCATTTATGATCTGGTGCAACGTCAAACCCCACACCGCTATGGCCACCTCTTCTGGGTTGGGCTTACCGGTAGCACTATCGGCAACCTTGGGCTATATGTATGGCAGTTGGGGTATCCCCAATCTACCAGCAGGCTCAATCGGATATGTTTATACACCTGCAGTCGCCTGCATTGTGATTGTGAGTGTTTTTACAGCACCTTGGGGCGCAAAGATGGCACGCAAACTCAACGTTGCGCAACTCAAACGGATCTTTGGATTTATTTTGCTCTTGCTTGCGGCCTTCATGTTTAATGAAAGCCGCAAGGCATTTGGTTTCTAA
- a CDS encoding Crp/Fnr family transcriptional regulator yields MTALDKHPEKNLIRLQLSQNSVLQNLDPGAMADLEAHLEIADLKKGDILLHQGDHQMEQYFVLDGILKRIVSSADAKEMILRFAIEKDIETSYAAWRLKTAAPYSIASVTKARVARMPLKAWAEFLNAHPALKEGFEFEVMRLMSEIMAHTITLHMLDAPGRVERFLRKYQYLFELLPKKELAAYLNLSPETLSRLKTKHKELFV; encoded by the coding sequence ATGACCGCATTAGATAAGCATCCCGAAAAAAACCTGATACGCCTACAGCTGAGTCAGAACTCCGTTTTGCAGAACCTGGATCCAGGCGCAATGGCCGATTTAGAGGCGCATTTAGAGATTGCAGATCTCAAAAAAGGCGACATTCTGCTGCATCAGGGCGATCACCAAATGGAGCAGTACTTTGTCCTCGATGGGATCTTAAAAAGAATTGTCTCTAGTGCGGATGCCAAAGAGATGATCTTGCGCTTTGCGATCGAGAAAGATATTGAGACCAGTTATGCAGCGTGGCGACTCAAGACGGCTGCTCCTTACAGTATTGCTTCAGTGACTAAGGCTAGGGTTGCGCGGATGCCTCTCAAGGCTTGGGCGGAATTTTTGAATGCCCACCCCGCTCTCAAAGAGGGCTTTGAATTTGAGGTGATGCGTTTGATGAGCGAGATCATGGCGCACACCATTACTTTGCATATGCTCGATGCGCCTGGCAGGGTAGAGCGCTTCTTGCGTAAGTATCAGTATTTGTTCGAATTACTGCCCAAAAAAGAGTTGGCCGCTTATCTCAATCTTTCCCCTGAGACCCTGAGTCGCCTCAAAACCAAGCATAAAGAGCTCTTCGTTTAG
- a CDS encoding TRAP transporter small permease, which yields MFKLLEMADKGMSALNKCLVLLGSIALMAAALILSYSVISRGLFHAANDWQDEAALFCLVGVTFMCSSYVQEKRGHIGISAIEGLLPHKVNQVRATVIDIISCLFFVFFSMKTWDLLVEAWVDGQVTNSTWAPSLWIPYSMMFAGMVLLSIQLFLQIFVRKHVATDVLSRGH from the coding sequence ATGTTTAAGCTCCTCGAAATGGCTGACAAAGGCATGTCAGCCCTCAATAAATGCCTAGTCCTGTTGGGGTCAATTGCCTTAATGGCGGCCGCTCTGATTCTGAGTTACAGCGTCATCTCTCGGGGTCTCTTTCACGCAGCGAATGATTGGCAAGATGAAGCTGCTCTTTTTTGTCTAGTAGGGGTCACATTTATGTGTAGCTCCTACGTGCAAGAAAAGCGTGGCCATATTGGGATCTCTGCGATTGAGGGTCTTTTACCCCATAAAGTGAATCAGGTTCGCGCAACAGTAATTGATATCATTTCCTGCTTATTTTTCGTCTTCTTCTCAATGAAGACTTGGGATTTACTGGTTGAAGCTTGGGTAGATGGTCAAGTTACCAACTCCACTTGGGCGCCTTCTCTGTGGATCCCTTACTCAATGATGTTTGCCGGCATGGTACTACTCAGCATCCAACTATTTTTACAAATCTTTGTCAGGAAGCATGTGGCTACTGATGTTCTAAGTAGAGGTCACTAA
- a CDS encoding TRAP transporter large permease has product MSILTIGLIFGLVTLLIMFSGISIAFALGIVAIIFMYFFMPASSLDTVAQNVYEEMSSITLMSIPLFILKGAAIGRSRAGKDLYDALHVWMGKVPGGLGVANVFACALFAAMAGSSPATCSAIGSAGIPEMRKRGYSPGFAAGIIAAGGTLGILLPPSITMILYSVASEQSLGRLFLAAIGPGVMLVIFFSIYTIMRFRKEYARAYEAYSLNPAATSPILDRHTYTMQQKISALPRVLPFLVLLIGVMVALYGGYATPAETAGLGAVFAFVLIALIYGMWRFKDLYPLLDVTIRESAMLMFIIGMSLLFANVMSYLHLSQSAAQAIVDLHTSRWLLLAAILLMVIVLGFFLPPVSIILMTSPIFLPPLRAAGFDLIWFGVVMTIVMETGLIHPPVGLNIFVIKNIAPDITLREIIYGVMPFVAIMIFSVVLLCFFPEIATGLSDWVMGPPLS; this is encoded by the coding sequence ATGTCTATTCTGACAATCGGTTTGATCTTCGGCCTGGTCACTCTATTAATTATGTTCTCGGGCATTTCTATTGCTTTTGCTTTGGGAATCGTTGCGATCATCTTTATGTATTTTTTCATGCCTGCATCTTCTTTAGATACGGTGGCACAAAACGTCTATGAAGAAATGTCCAGTATTACCTTAATGTCGATTCCGCTCTTCATTTTGAAGGGCGCGGCAATTGGACGCTCTCGGGCTGGTAAGGATTTATACGACGCATTGCATGTTTGGATGGGTAAGGTCCCAGGTGGTTTAGGTGTTGCTAACGTCTTTGCTTGTGCCTTATTTGCTGCGATGGCGGGTTCTAGTCCTGCAACTTGCTCAGCGATCGGTAGTGCCGGTATTCCAGAAATGCGTAAGCGTGGTTACTCACCTGGCTTTGCTGCAGGCATTATTGCGGCAGGTGGTACCTTGGGTATTTTGTTGCCACCATCGATCACGATGATTTTGTATTCGGTGGCATCCGAACAGTCGCTTGGTCGCTTGTTCCTAGCCGCGATCGGCCCCGGCGTGATGTTGGTCATCTTCTTTTCGATTTACACCATCATGCGTTTCCGTAAGGAATACGCAAGAGCGTATGAGGCGTACAGCCTCAACCCTGCTGCGACTTCACCGATCCTGGATCGTCACACTTACACCATGCAGCAAAAGATCAGCGCCTTACCACGCGTTCTGCCGTTCTTGGTGCTCTTGATTGGCGTGATGGTGGCTTTGTATGGTGGTTATGCGACTCCTGCTGAGACTGCGGGTCTGGGTGCCGTGTTTGCTTTTGTGTTGATTGCCTTGATTTATGGGATGTGGCGTTTTAAAGACTTATATCCATTGCTGGATGTCACTATTCGCGAATCCGCCATGTTGATGTTCATTATTGGCATGTCTTTGCTCTTTGCTAACGTGATGAGTTATTTGCATCTGAGTCAGTCTGCAGCGCAAGCAATTGTGGATCTGCACACCTCCCGCTGGTTGCTCTTGGCCGCGATTTTGTTAATGGTGATTGTGCTCGGTTTCTTCTTGCCACCTGTTTCAATTATTTTGATGACCTCACCCATTTTCTTGCCACCATTGCGTGCGGCTGGATTTGACCTCATTTGGTTTGGTGTGGTGATGACTATCGTGATGGAGACTGGCTTGATTCATCCGCCTGTAGGCCTGAATATTTTTGTGATCAAAAATATTGCGCCTGACATTACTCTGCGAGAGATTATTTATGGTGTGATGCCTTTTGTAGCCATCATGATTTTTTCTGTAGTACTTCTGTGCTTCTTCCCAGAAATTGCTACCGGTCTCTCTGATTGGGTAATGGGACCACCACTGTCTTAA
- a CDS encoding malonyl-CoA synthase, which translates to MNLYSLLEKGFPKDKKACAIETHDGLYYSWGDLERSTAMMANLLKNLKLPKGSRIAVQVEKSPEALFLYLATIRAGYVYLPLNTAYQAAEMQYFIENAEPALVVCSSKNFAWVSKVAFKAGTKHVLTLDDNRTGTLLERAAVQSDQFKTVAAKDDDLAAILYTSGTTGRSKGAMLTHQNLGSNAAVLQKFWDWQKGDVLLHALPIFHVHGLFVAAHGALINGSKMIWLPRLDVLQLIHHMPQATVMMGVPTFYVRLLADKGFNKHVARNMRLFVSGSAPLLTETFNSFHEVIGQPILERYGMSETVMLVSNPYKGKRVGGSVGLPLPGVKVRVVNENNKPCAVNEIGSIQVKGPNIFAGYWRMPEKTAEEFTKDGWFKTGDVGRWGGPANGGNAPDNYLCIVGRSKDLIISGGYNVYPKEIESFIDDMDGVDESAVIGIPHPDFGEAVMAVVVAKAGAKLDAQAMINTLKTQIANFKVPKRLEIVSDLPRNAMGKVQKNVLREQYTQK; encoded by the coding sequence ATGAATTTGTATTCGTTGTTAGAAAAAGGCTTTCCGAAAGATAAAAAAGCCTGCGCGATTGAAACGCACGATGGCCTCTATTACTCCTGGGGTGACCTAGAGCGTTCTACCGCCATGATGGCCAATCTCTTGAAGAACCTCAAGCTCCCTAAAGGTTCTAGGATTGCAGTGCAGGTTGAAAAATCTCCTGAAGCACTATTTCTGTATTTGGCAACGATTCGTGCGGGTTATGTTTATCTGCCGCTAAACACGGCTTACCAGGCTGCTGAGATGCAGTACTTTATTGAGAATGCAGAGCCTGCATTGGTGGTTTGTAGTAGTAAGAATTTCGCCTGGGTATCCAAGGTGGCTTTCAAAGCGGGTACCAAGCATGTCTTAACTCTGGATGACAACCGGACCGGTACTTTGCTCGAAAGAGCTGCTGTACAAAGCGATCAATTCAAAACAGTTGCTGCTAAGGATGATGATTTGGCGGCGATTTTGTATACCTCTGGTACCACTGGTCGCAGTAAGGGCGCCATGCTGACCCATCAGAACTTGGGCAGTAACGCTGCAGTGTTACAAAAGTTTTGGGACTGGCAAAAAGGGGATGTCCTCTTGCATGCTCTACCCATTTTCCATGTCCATGGTTTATTTGTGGCAGCCCATGGTGCATTGATCAACGGTAGCAAAATGATTTGGTTGCCCCGTCTGGATGTTTTGCAATTGATTCATCACATGCCACAGGCAACAGTCATGATGGGCGTGCCTACTTTCTACGTACGCTTATTGGCAGACAAGGGTTTTAATAAACACGTTGCTCGTAATATGCGTTTATTTGTTTCAGGTTCAGCACCTTTGCTAACTGAGACATTTAACAGCTTTCATGAGGTGATTGGTCAGCCGATTCTGGAGCGTTATGGCATGAGCGAGACCGTGATGTTGGTCTCCAACCCCTACAAGGGTAAACGCGTGGGCGGTTCTGTCGGATTACCTTTGCCTGGCGTCAAAGTCCGCGTTGTTAATGAAAACAATAAGCCATGTGCTGTTAATGAAATTGGTAGCATTCAGGTAAAAGGCCCGAATATTTTTGCTGGCTACTGGCGTATGCCTGAGAAGACTGCGGAAGAGTTCACCAAGGATGGCTGGTTCAAGACTGGTGACGTAGGTCGCTGGGGTGGACCCGCTAATGGGGGCAATGCTCCTGATAATTATCTCTGTATTGTTGGCCGTAGTAAGGATTTGATTATTTCAGGTGGCTATAACGTCTATCCTAAAGAAATCGAGAGCTTCATTGATGATATGGATGGCGTTGACGAGAGCGCAGTGATCGGCATCCCTCATCCGGATTTTGGGGAGGCGGTAATGGCAGTAGTAGTAGCCAAAGCTGGCGCTAAATTGGATGCCCAGGCCATGATCAACACCTTGAAGACGCAGATTGCCAATTTCAAAGTACCAAAACGCTTAGAGATTGTTTCTGATTTACCTCGCAATGCGATGGGTAAAGTTCAGAAAAACGTTCTGCGTGAGCAGTACACCCAGAAGTAA